The nucleotide window GAGGCTTATCTCCCGTCGGCCCGTCATCCGCGATCTTCACAAGCGCTCCGTCGGAGAGCATGTTCCTACCCCTGATCACGAGGAGATCTCCCTCGTCAAGGCCCTCCAGTACTGCAACGGCGCCGTTCTGTCCTTCGCCTGCGACGATCTCCCTGAGCTTGGCCCTGCCGTCCTCGACCACGTAGACGGTGGCCCTGTCCTCCCTCCTCTGAACCACGTCGGAGGGGATGACGACGAGGTCCTTCTGCTTCTCGACCAAGAACCTGGCCTCTAGGTGAGTCCCCGGAAGCACCTCCAGCCCGTTCAGCCCTACCACCACCGCATACAAACCGGATCCAGGAGCGGCCTCCGGACTTATCCTCCTGATGGTCCCCATGGAGGACGCGCCGTCCGAGACGACCTCCACCGGCGTCTCCGGCGTCAGGCTCATTATGTCCCTGCGGGAGACCATGATCTCCGCCTCGAGGTCCTTGAGGTCTATGATCGTGAGCAGAGGCTTGTTCTCGCTCGCTACCTCGCCCGGCTCTATCGCTCGGGAGGCTATGATGCCATCTATGCTCGCCTTGAGCTGAGTGCGCGAGAGGGTCGACCGGGAAGCCTGAAGTCTGGCCTGCTCCCCCTTCATTCGAGAGTGAGCCTGCTCCACCTGGGCCTGGGAGACACCGCCCGACTTCTGAAGCTCCGAAAGACGCTTGTACTCCCTGACAGAATCCTCGTAGCTGGAGCGAAGAGCGGCCTCCTGAGCCCGCTGGTCCTGAGAGGAGAGGGTCAGCAGCACCTGCCCCGCCTTGACCCTGTCGCCTATCTTGACATGCACCTCCTGCAC belongs to Synergistaceae bacterium and includes:
- a CDS encoding efflux RND transporter periplasmic adaptor subunit; translated protein: VQEVHVKIGDRVKAGQVLLTLSSQDQRAQEAALRSSYEDSVREYKRLSELQKSGGVSQAQVEQAHSRMKGEQARLQASRSTLSRTQLKASIDGIIASRAIEPGEVASENKPLLTIIDLKDLEAEIMVSRRDIMSLTPETPVEVVSDGASSMGTIRRISPEAAPGSGLYAVVVGLNGLEVLPGTHLEARFLVEKQKDLVVIPSDVVQRREDRATVYVVEDGRAKLREIVAGEGQNGAVAVLEGLDEGDLLVIRGRNMLSDGALVKIADDGPTGDKPLDGTGDGVEKQS